One region of Cryptosporidium parvum Iowa II chromosome 4, whole genome shotgun sequence genomic DNA includes:
- a CDS encoding Swi2/Snf2 ATpase,Rad16 ortholog translates to MADPDLGEMLSSRKPIVLLNNAYWEPKVKEWVPNLKIDELDEDQKSIIEQKLFVAVLTPSNISRCAVCGKTITKGTYRLGVPEYDRRGMYGIINRWNHINPCSQKYLKKAIQGHEFNLDEIERRISEVTYGWSCLPIGIRDEFLDLCTKEIITNPNEFTIENSDDLISRSIVEVKPTPIKLTYELLQFQKEGLAWLCNQEKSTARGGILADEMGMGKTIQTISLILEHDIPPVTNKAEKGEVIGKNLVIAPVAAVLQWKQEIERFTKPGSLKVHIYHGSKRNKNQGNKGTKQDYGGVDIDDADVVITTYPTLEAEYRKIASAFKSKCPYCDRSFLKRTLKIHLRYFCGPNSMRTAKQALTERKNEGLKKAMRTLKIGLEEGVDKAKQLEDIARSLPTISNVYREILAKADLLDDESLSSALPWFTSRRKSQQLVKKEDSSNSLKENDTEEKIQKTEIVKDEPEENLLSLLEWGGIKLPLKSETVKSIKEFLSSIENSKEYLSTRFNIDGQILDSLVELYDNCKSLRKAELVDKLSNILGLDNPDNNSNEGNHLNQNTKKTSKSTHNSNKKANTKSNNSKNSRKKKKYEDEFEDDYNAEEESIDEYSEYDESDDSQDLNIKRRKNAKNQKKKQNDDDDDDEYKVVEEIDEIDDEEDDNEEDEIIQKLREYSAIFGRSWNRIILDEAHRIKARTTSTAKAIFALKSRGTKWCLTGTPLQNRVGELYSLVRFIGFHPYAYNFCNKVDCDCRQLNYVTHLKYCSFCGHARSCHYSYFNKLIINPIKRYGFSGEGSEALRRLKKEVLDKVLLRRTKVQRQEDVRLPPLEIKVINNELSAPEKDFYTSLYQRSKVQFDTYVNQGTVLHNYAHVFDLISRLRQAVDHPYLIVYGKFNHKKDLEYKKEYKEEDNDEEKDVECLNDAEEEKTNFDSKKVIPSKSRADSNEDLCYICMDNVTIDQRVTSKCKHGFHIKCIKEYIEQAPQEDEIITDFDTEGEQTMRGVLGCPVCYVPLTIDFNKVSNLNKKNKKIKSGYDEMNDEENDTNDNMESEQMQEQIERELERMEMAKQLGIDVSKENLKQEPKQENEDILSCVRNKFITRQIKTQGFESSTKIDTLLEEVNKMMQEDPESKGIVFSQFTNMLDLVSYRLKKANIGCVMLAGSMSILQRNSILYSFNKFPDLKIILISLKAGGEGLNLQVANYVFLLDPWWNPAVELQAFQRAHRIGQKKKVTALRFITKDTIEERMFQLQEKKQLVFDGTVGASNNALNKLNSDDLKFLFQN, encoded by the coding sequence atggcAGATCCTGACTTGGGAGAAATGCTTAGTAGCAGAAAACCTATTGtacttttaaataatgCATACTGGGAGCCAAAAGTTAAAGAATGGGTaccaaatttaaaaatagatGAATTGGATGAAGATCAGAAGAGTATTATagaacaaaaattatttgttgCTGTTTTGACTCCGAGTAATATATCTAGATGTGCAGTATGTGGAAAAACAATAACAAAAGGTACTTATAGACTAGGTGTGCCTGAATATGATAGAAGAGGAATGTATGGGATAATAAATAGATGGAACCACATTAATCCTTGCTCGCAAAAGTATCTTAAAAAAGCAATTCAAGGCCATGAATTTAACTTAGATGAAATTGAGAGGAGAATTTCAGAAGTTACCTATGGTTGGAGTTGTTTACCTATTGGAATAAGGGACGAATTTCTTGATTTGTGCACAAAAGAAATCATAACAAATCCTAATGAATTCACCATTGAAAACTCAGATGACCTAATTAGCCGTTCAATTGTAGAAGTAAAACCTACCCCCATAAAACTTACATatgaattattacaatttcaaaaagaagGTTTAGCATGGCTTTGTAATCAGGAAAAATCAACTGCAAGAGGAGGTATTTTAGCTGATGAAATGGGTATGGGAAAGACCATTCAGacaatatcattaattctAGAACATGATATTCCACCTGTTACAAATAAAGCAGAAAAAGGAGAAGttattggaaaaaattTGGTAATTGCTCCTGTCGCAGCAGTGCTACAATGGAAACAGGAAATTGAAAGATTTACAAAACCTGGTTCATTAAAAGTACACATTTACCATGgttcaaaaagaaataagaaCCAAGGAAATAAAGGTACTAAACAAGATTATGGTGGAGTTGACATTGATGATGCTGACGTAGTAATTACCACCTACCCTACATTGGAAGCTGAATATAGAAAGATTGCATCAGCATTCAAATCTAAATGTCCTTACTGTGATAGATCATTCTTAAAAAGGACTTTGAAGATTCACCTTAGATACTTTTGTGGTCCAAACTCCATGAGAACAGCTAAACAAGCACTTactgaaagaaaaaatgaaggTTTAAAAAAAGCTATGAGAACTTTAAAGATTGGATTAGAGGAAGGTGTTGATAAGGCAAAACAGTTGGAAGATATTGCTCGTAGTTTACCAACAATTAGCAATGTTTATAGAGAAATACTTGCTAAAGCAGACTTACTTGACGATGAATCATTGTCTTCAGCCTTGCCTTGGTTTACTTCCAGAAGAAAAAGTCAACAATTAGTTAAAAAGGAAGACTCTAGTAATTCGTTAAAGGAAAACGATactgaagaaaaaattcaaaagacTGAAATTGTAAAGGATGAACCTGAAGAaaatttactttctttattgGAATGGGGAGGAATTAAACTGCCTTTAAAATCAGAGACAGTAAAATCTATAAAGGAATTCCTTTCAAGTATTGAAAATAGCAAGGAGTATTTATCTACTAGATTCAATATTGATGGACAAATATTGGATTCCTTGGTTGAATTATATGATAACTGTAAATCTCTTCGAAAGGCTGAACTCGTGGATAAACTGTCAAATATATTGGGACTTGATAACCCTGACAATAATTCTAATGAAGGGAAtcatttgaatcaaaataCTAAAAAAACTTCAAAGTCTACTCATAATAGCAATAAAAAAGCAAATACGAAGAGTAATAATTCTAAGAATAGtagaaaaaagaagaagtaCGAAGATGAATTCGAGGACGATTATAATGCCGAAGAAGAATCAATTGATGAATATTCCGAATATGACGAATCTGATGACTCCCAAGACTTGAATATAAAACGTAGAAAAAATGCTAAgaaccaaaaaaaaaagcagaatgatgatgatgatgacgATGAATATAAAGTAGtagaagaaattgatgaaattgatgatgaagaagatgataatGAAGAGGATGAAATTATCCAAAAGTTAAGAGAATATTCAGCGATTTTTGGAAGAAGCTGGAATCGCATTATTTTGGATGAAGCGCACAGAATTAAGGCAAGAACAACTTCTACTGCAAAGGCAATTTTTGCTTTAAAGTCTAGAGGAACAAAATGGTGTCTTACAGGTACCCCTCTTCAAAATAGGGTTGGCGAACTCTACTCTCTTGTTAGATTTATTGGATTTCATCCCTATGCTTATAACTTTTGCAATAAGGTAGATTGCGATTGTAGGCAATTAAACTATGTTACacatttaaaatattgttCGTTTTGTGGTCATGCAAGATCATGtcattattcatattttaacaaattaattattaatccAATCAAAAGATATGGTTTCTCTGGAGAAGGCTCTGAAGCCTTAAGAAGGCTTAAAAAGGAGGTATTAGATAAAGTTTTACTAAGAAGAACAAAAGTTCAACGACAAGAAGACGTTAGGCTTCCACCATtagaaattaaagttatAAATAATGAGCTTTCTGCCCCAGAAAAAGATTTCTATACTTCTTTATATCAAAGATCTAAAGTTCAGTTTGATACTTATGTTAATCAAGGAACAGTTTTGCACAATTATGCTCACGTCTTTGATTTGATTAGTCGTCTTAGACAAGCTGTAGATCATCCATATCTAATTGTTTATGGAAAATTCAACCACAAAAAAGATCTagaatataaaaaagaatacaaagaagaagataatgatgaagaaaagGATGTTGAATGTTTAAACGATgcagaagaagaaaaaacaaattttgaCTCAAAAAAAGTTATACCGTCAAAAAGCAGAGCTGACAGTAATGAAGACTTATGTTATATTTGCATGGATAATGTTACAATTGATCAAAGAGTTACAAGTAAATGCAAACATGGATTCCATATTAAATGTATCAAAGAATACATTGAACAAGCTCCCCAGGAAGACGAAATAATTACTGATTTTGATACAGAAGGTGAACAAACAATGAGAGGAGTTCTTGGATGCCCTGTTTGCTATGTACCTCTTACaattgattttaataaagtttcgaatttaaataagaaaaataaaaagattaaatCCGGATATGATGAAATGAATGACGAAGAAAATGATACAAATGACAATATGGAGTCTGAACAAATGCAAGAGCAAATTGAAAGAGAGCTTGAAAGAATGGAAATGGCTAAACAATTAGGTATAGATGTTAGCAAAGAAAATCTTAAACAAGAACCAAAgcaagaaaatgaagacATTCTTTCTTGtgttagaaataaatttattactcGACAAATTAAAACTCAAGGGTTCGAAAGCTCTACAAAAATTGATACACTATTAGAAGAAGTTAATAAAATGATGCAAGAAGATCCTGAATCAAAGGGAATCGTATTTTCTCAATTCACAAATATGCTTGACTTGGTTTCCTATCGCTTAAAAAAGGCAAATATTGGATGCGTAATGCTTGCTGGCTCAATGTCAATTCTTCAAAGAAATAGCATATTGtattcatttaataaattcccGGACCTTAAAATAATCTTAATCAGCCTCAAAGCTGGCGGTGAAGGTCTTAACTTACAGGTTGCTAATTACGTTTTTCTACTTGATCCTTGGTGGAATCCTGCAGTTGAATTACAAGCATTCCAAAGAGCTCATCGAATCGGtcagaagaaaaaagttaCTGCATTAAGGTTTATTACAAAGGATACGATTGAAGAAAGAATGTTTCAACTACAAGAAAAGAAACAACTTGTTTTTGACGGTACCGTTGGAGCATCTAATAATGCTCTAAATAAACTTAATTCTGATGatcttaaatttttattccaaaattaa
- a CDS encoding pre-mRNA splicing protein; Prp31p--like, which translates to FHVLNPTLLINLCIFLLVYLQSYQSSLQELLLKDLEDLDYSASSNINNKGQISEDGKYSDDEIISKIGNLNDRLFGKMIDSSTNVMNSNYQLKDFGNEIYGTFQEIIDIVGIIDSKVSEKYECVKALYKDHFGELASIIINKIDYLEVVKRIITHENFEDVKLNDILPNSTIMTITISSSTSKRNIPTLEKKESILKCIDFVNQINESKSKILEFLQFQIEAITPNLSALIGPEIAANLLCVSGGLKNLAEMPSQNIMVLGSLKNNKKNGHFSTGPVRLELLQSIISQSDIVRNIQDKYKKKAIRLVSLKCGLCARIDFSSTDKSPDHGVNYRNYILNILEKAQEPPQKPMKKPLPIPKDFPKSRRGGKRIRKIKEKFKQTKIKKEMNRMKFGEEEEEYTVDGKTIGLGLLSAGEGGRRIRGLQVGSLKSSSSSSKIETLSGSDSKLGSSTSISFTPYQGMIF; encoded by the coding sequence TTTCATGTTCTTAATCCCACattattgattaatttATGTATTTTTCTTCTCGTCTATCTTCAATCATATCAGTCTTCATTGCAGGAATTACTGTTGAAAGATTTGGAAGATCTTGATTATTCAGCATCTAgcaatattaacaataaagGCCAGATTTCCGAAGATGGGAAATATAgtgatgatgaaattattagtaaaatcggtaatttaaatgaccgattatttggaaaaatGATCGATTCATCAACTAATGTtatgaattcaaattaccaattaaaagattttGGTAATGAAATTTATGGTACATTTCAAGAAATTATAGATATAGTAGGaataattgattcaaaaGTTTCAGAAAAATATGAATGTGTTAAAGCTTTATATAAGGATCACTTTGGTGAGCTTGCAagtataataataaacaagaTAGACTATTTAGAAGTTGTGAAAAGGATAATTACTCATGAAAACTTTGAAGATGTGAAGcttaatgatattttacCAAACTCTACAATTATGACAATTACCATTTCTTCAAGTACTAGCAAAAGAAACATTCCAActttagaaaagaaagaatcaattttaaaatGTATTGATTTTGTTAATCAAATCAACGAAagtaaatcaaaaatactAGAATTTCTACAATTTCAAATAGAGGCTATTACTCCAAATCTGTCTGCATTAATTGGCCCCGAAATTGCTGCTAATCTTTTATGTGTCTCAGGAGGACTTAAAAATTTAGCGGAAATGCCATCACAAAACATTATGGTACTTGGAAGCttaaaaaacaataaaaaaaatggtcACTTTTCTACTGGTCCAGTAAGGTTAGAATTACTTCAAAGCATTATTTCTCAAAGCGATATTGTAAGAAACATTCAAGATAAATATAAGAAGAAGGCAATCAGACTTGTATCTTTAAAATGTGGATTATGTGCAAGAATTGACTTCTCTAGTACAGATAAAAGTCCAGATCATGGAGTTAACTATCGAAACTATATacttaatattttagaaaaagCTCAGGAACCTCCTCAAAAACCTATGAAAAAGCCACTTCCTATTCCAAAAGATTTTCCAAAATCTAGGAGAGGTGGAAAAAGAATTcgaaaaattaaagaaaaattcaaacaaactaaaattaaaaaagagaTGAATAGAATGAAATTCGGAgaggaagaggaagaaTACACTGTTGATGGGAAAACCATTGGTTTGGGACTATTGAGCGCCGGTGAAGGTGGTAGAAGAATTAGAGGTCTTCAAGTTGGAAGCCTAAAAAGCTCTAGTTCTAGTAGTAAGATTGAAACACTATCTGGAAGCGATTCTAAATTGGGAAGCAGCACTTCTATCTCATTTACTCCATACCAAGGAATGATATTTTAA
- a CDS encoding hypothetical protein (transcripts identified by EST), which translates to MSTNQNIDIEKWQKEFFSVEKSSLPQEDTRINSSIKDERSLIEQKISEEIQTLELMNPDAFNRIPMIYEKKDPSYIEENWREYRGHLTQDYLKKSKQANRKLKKQNL; encoded by the coding sequence ATGAGCacaaatcaaaatattgatattgaaaagTGGCAAAAAGAGTTTTTTTCAGTTGAAAAGTCTTCACTTCCTCAAGAAGACACTAGAATAAATTCTTCTATAAAGGATGAAAGAAGTTTAATAGAACAAAAAATATCTGAAGAGATACAAACTTTAGAGCTTATGAATCCTGATGCATTTAATAGAATTCCTATGATATATGAAAAGAAGGATCCAAGttatattgaagaaaattggAGAGAATATAGAGGGCATCTTACACaagattatttaaaaaagtcAAAACAAGCAAATagaaagttaaaaaaacaaaatttgtaa
- a CDS encoding hypothetical protein (transcripts identified by EST) gives MDFEITIASCISSDKLQNNDVKIISTLLTNKQKTIEDLIVALEAELVSPIVSQKKRGIEIIEQVLLNYLPNEDFTLTHIKLLSCFVLNYISDWACVDSVIGIIKCIFACQDFTLLQKIKIDIREDENIKDEYYFNPIIKLENGNNTKLEDLGPGEVINEGKYFKSYSEICSYHKFINHFGIEDVKNDDELYKMSISFYLITQVLYRVSTRQLIYSSRIKIIDFFLYIFNKKEYYSELIRLGPGIVPIVIQHIENEKDPRVLIKAFPLIQNMIENFQEVISQYDNQSINNNLSSCEKHEINREYDIYQLYNGRIPKLSEEEKQNIELIYNSKDIKENDENGQGISNDLYSGNENGILSNLISEVLFSYFPLQFQSSSSQLPRTGVISPKDLKEAYISVITCSNIIQDSLIQAIVEYIDTQGLLENIIINYDDLHFEDEKELEKYLDSNIINNKVSNKPIHLKKSDQEILVESLTILGMVKYDISPEIINKYISSVFLLINEFLKNTVVCSETTYKLLLSIFFIFINIELKFRNGQQILNTAVNQFIIPKLLLKLNSNQQLDLFAFNILEIFILTNNKAVIENIKNNFILIDILNNNHLERIHINSKLLITLYLTDSNENNQYFQASEAKDNIEKEIKSEKLDSEEVQDSCIDSFNSRMFTYIESIEKNEKYSKSGNLEDLELPQFCLFLILKYILNDYKQFINQFFQALDFHWSNYIHRTEIEKNYITGISAFLLLTNSLESREHWNNYLDTNNININENDGKSFIQNSNSIIENLIYTIIKEEEIPSNMVNIFIKNNINVSILDSISSTMSLDKWELVNKKISNIINILSSKKWNNICFIDHFSIKFNHWVGTIIDSISNITDYELIFENKNLFYEISKGFGILTYKLFKHIFELSNQNDKIMSLNDEVFEEIESKLNNSVNCWLIFVYINELLIQILSSNLKNQLFLEKFGRIFIHWINNKIENYNIDSYNSEKIYRLINLEVEKLVINLLILIKSKENKVENDENNNLLDYKEKNKIIYNKTLRYYLFNDIGHLENNYNEIKKLFDKVSHDYYDSITTNSESNIENVYSDLFSALYITGSDLNLLKNPNSNDFSITIGKTKYLFDKSEKVDYNKFENEFQFNSNQNISCKIISIMTICNNNIGKYLFELTELKTSNSINFENAKNSTLKADNKQETKPIYLSQNNSSDPIEELWPEVIPLSDNCYNKINLNHPDIQEKVLKVHNILLESFSGIYPLSPYVERESYDYPLLLVPIISSMSNLNIKNIVDSLSSSSINLILMISLIECTNFEKYQLVKLENPKLVKYLTEKTSKDESTLDLSEYIKEIKKLLICKQPSKESEKWNKSMHELQIHNLQLLSVLMRILHYTRENKLMIYEKRNQNKHSLDFVLENLRVYSILVSNILENHPNALVRFLCNLIISQIFKFPTVFRTNIKDDIVKSLTNSSNNDNNKGLRKMSCILKLKILTLNDHIY, from the coding sequence atgGATTTTGAGATTACTATTGCCAGCTGCATTAGTAGTGACAAActtcaaaataatgatgttaaaataatatcaacTCTTCTGACTAATAAGCAAAAAACTATTGAAGATCTCATTGTTGCTTTGGAAGCTGAGCTTGTTTCACCAATAGTATCCCAAAAAAAGAGAGGAATAGAGATAATCGAACAagtattattgaattacCTTCCAAATGAAGATTTTACTTTAACACATATTAAATTACTCAGCTGCTTTGTATTGAACTATATTTCAGATTGGGCGTGTGTGGATAGTGTTATTGGGATTATTAAGTGTATTTTTGCTTGTCAAGATTTTACTTTACTtcaaaagataaaaattgATATACGAGAAGACGAAAATATTAAGGATGAATACTATTTTAATCCTATAATTAAGTTGGAGAATGgtaataatacaaaattaGAAGATCTTGGTCCAGGAGAGGTTATTAATGAAGGGAAATACTTTAAAAGTTACTCAGAAATTTGCTCATATCATAAgtttattaatcattttggCATTGAGGATGTTAAAAATGACGATGAACTTTATAAAATGAGTATTTCTTTCTATTTGATTACTCAAGTACTTTACAGAGTATCCACTAGACAATTAATATACTCTTCTAGAATAAAgattattgattttttcctttatatattcaataaaaagGAATACTATAGTGAATTAATTAGACTTGGACCAGGAATTGTTCCTATTGTTATCCAACATATTGAGAATGAAAAAGATCCAAGAGTCCTTATTAAGGCTTTTCCATTAATTCAAAACATGattgaaaattttcaagaaGTTATTTCTCAATATGATAAtcaaagtattaataataatttatcttcATGCGAAAAACATGAAATAAATCGAGAATATGATATTTATCAACTTTACAATGGTCGAATTCCAAAACTTTCCGAAGAAGAGaaacaaaatattgaaCTAATATACAACtcaaaagatattaaagaaaatgacGAAAATGGTCAAGGAATTAGTAATGACTTATATTCTGGGAATGAAAATGgaattctttcaaatttgatttcTGAAGTactattttcttatttccCACTTCAATTCCAATCATCTTCAAGCCAACTACCTCGTACTGGAGTAATATCTCCTAAGGATCTAAAGGAAGCCTATATTTCTGTAATAACTTGCTCAAATATTATACAAGATTCTTTGATTCAAGCAATTGTTGAATACATCGATACTCAAGGCTTACTAGAGAATATAATCATAAATTATGATGATTTACACTTTGAGGATGAAAAAGAACTGGAAAAATACTTAGattctaatattatcaataataagGTATCAAACAAGCCAATCCACTTAAAAAAATCTGACCAAGAAATTCTTGTTGAATCATTAACTATCTTAGGAATGGTAAAATATGACATAAGCcctgaaattattaataaatacatTTCAAgtgtttttcttttaattaatgaatttctcaaaaataCTGTTGTTTGTTCAGAAACAACatataaattattgttaagcattttctttatatttattaatattgagcttaaatttagaaatggtcaacaaatattaaatacaGCTGtaaatcaatttattattccaaaattattgttaaagCTTAACTCAAATCAACAACTAGATTTATTTGCCTTTAATATTCTGgaaatctttattttaaCAAATAACAAAGCagttattgaaaatattaagaataattttattctaattgatattttaaataataaccATCTAGAAAGAAttcatattaattcaaagcTTCTAATTACACTTTATCTAACAGATTCTAATGAAAacaatcaatattttcaagcATCAGAAGCtaaagataatattgaaaaggaaataaaatCTGAAAAATTGGACTCAGAAGAAGTTCAAGATTCTTGTATTGACTCCTTTAATTCAAGAATGTTTACTTATATTGAGAGTATAGAAAAAAACGAAAAATATAGTAAAAGTGGAAATTTAGAAGACTTAGAATTACCTCAATTTTGCCTGTTCTTGATactcaaatatatattgaatGATTACAAGCAATTTATAAACCAATTCTTTCAAGCTCTTGATTTCCATTGGAGTAATTATATACACAGAActgaaattgaaaagaattatatAACTGGGATAAGTGCCTTTTTGCTATTAACAAATAGTTTAGAGTCAAGAGAACATTGGAATAACTATTTGGATACaaacaatataaatattaacgAAAATGATGGAAAAtcttttattcaaaattcgAATTCAATTATAGAAAATCTTATTTATACAATTATAAAGGAGGAGGAAATTCCTTCAAATATggtaaatattttcatcaaaaataatataaatgttTCAATTTTggattcaatttcttcaacaaTGTCTTTAGATAAATGGGAATTAgtcaataaaaaaatatcaaatattattaatatcttgaGTTCTAAAAAGTGGAATAATATCTGTTTTATTGATCATTTCtccattaaatttaatcaTTGGGTAGGAACTAtaattgattcaatttctaatattacaGATTATGAGctaatttttgaaaacaaaaatcTGTTTTACGAAATATCTAAAGGTTTTGGAATTTTAACATATAAATTGTTCaaacatatttttgaattaagcAATCAAAATGACAAAATCATGTCATTGAATGATGAagtttttgaagaaattgaatcaaaattaaataattctgtAAATTGCTGGTTAATTTTTGTctatattaatgaattattaattcaaatactttctagtaatttaaaaaatcaattattcTTGGAAAAGTTTGGgagaatttttattcactggataaataataaaattgaaaactataatattgattcatATAATTCTGAGAAAATTTACAGgttaattaatttggaAGTTGAAAAGCtagtaattaatttattaattctaataaaatcaaaagagaataaagttgaaaatgatgaaaataataatttgctagattataaagaaaaaaataaaataatctATAATAAAACTTTGAggtattatttatttaatgatattgGTCACCTTGAGAACaattataatgaaataaagaagCTGTTTGATAAAGTTTCACATGATTATTATGATTCAATTACTACTAATAGTGaaagtaatattgaaaatgtaTATTCTGATTTATTTTCGGCACTTTATATTACTGGTAGTGACTTAAACTTACTtaaaaatccaaattctaATGATTTCTCTATAACAATTGGAAAGactaaatatttgtttgatAAAAGTGAAAAGGttgattataataaatttgaaaacgaatttcaatttaattcaaaccaaaatatttcctgcaaaattatttcaattatgACAATCtgtaataataacattGGAAAATACCTATTTGAATTGACTGAACTTAAAACATCCAATTCTatcaattttgaaaatgctAAAAACTCTACTCTAAAAGCAGATAATAAACAAGAGACGAAACCTATATATTTAAGTCAAAACAATTCATCTGATCCAATAGAGGAGCTTTGGCCTGAAGTTATACCCTTATCTGATAATtgttataataaaattaatctGAATCATCCagatattcaagaaaagGTATTAAAAGttcataatattttattagaatCATTTTCTGGAATTTATCCTTTAAGCCCATATGTTGAAAGAGAATCATATGATTATCCTCTATTGCTAGTTCCAATTATTTCTAGTATGAGTAATTTGaacattaaaaatattgttgaTAGTTTATCTTCAAGTTCAATTAATcttatattaatgataagTCTGATTGAATGtacaaattttgaaaagtaTCAACTTGTAAAGTTGGAAAATCCTAAGTtagttaaatatttaacaGAAAAAACTAGTAAGGATGAATCTACTTTAGATTTAtcagaatatattaaagaaattaaaaaacttttaatttGTAAACAGCCTTCAAAAGAAAGTGAAAAATGGAATAAGTCAATGCATGAATTGCAAATTCACAATTTGCAATTATTATCAGTATTAATGAGAATATTACATTATACAAGAGAGAACAAGTTAATGATTTATGAAAAgagaaatcaaaataaacaCTCACTAGATTTTGTATTAGAAAACCTTCGTGTATATTCTATTTTggtttcaaatatattggaaaatCATCCAAACGCTCTAGTTAGGTTTTTATgcaatttaataatttctcaaatattCAAGTTTCCAACAGTTTTCAGAACAAATATCAAAGATGATATTGTAAAATCACTAACAAACTCATCAAATAATGACAACAATAAAGGTTTGAGAAAAATGTCGtgtattttaaaattaaaaattctgACTTTAAATGATCATATTTACTAG
- a CDS encoding Ubc1p like ubiquitin-conjugating enzyme E2 fused to a UBA domain (UBC+UBA), translating into LIFYYKYLKELRGLQVFTDELEEDKQVGIKLIGNRNDNFLGIIRGPIGTPYEGGIFQLDIIVPKEYPYEPPKVKFITRIWHPNISSQTGAICLDILKDAWSPALTLRTVMLSIQALLSSPEPNDPQDALVASLYKSDYQEYIETAKSWTQMYAKPTSKEERIKRFLDMGFNRESIITALERNNWDENLALNELLFEN; encoded by the coding sequence ttaattttttattataaatatttaaaggaACTCAGAGGCCTCCAAGTATTTACAGACGAGCTTGAAGAAGATAAGCAGGTTGGAATAAAGCTGATTGGTAATAGAAACGACAACTTTTTGGGTATTATTAGAGGGCCTATAGGAACACCATATGAAGGTGGTATATTCCAACTTGATATTATTGTACCAAAAGAATATCCATACGAGCCTCCAAAAGTTAAATTCATCACAAGAATTTGGCATCCGAATATTTCTAGTCAAACAGGAGCTATTTGCttggatattttaaaagatgCCTGGAGCCCTGCTTTAACTCTTAGAACAGTAATGCTTTCTATACAAGCATTACTCTCTTCTCCTGAACCAAATGATCCTCAAGATGCATTGGTCGCATCTCTATACAAAAGTGATTACcaagaatatattgaaacGGCCAAAAGTTGGACACAAATGTATGCAAAGCCAACATCAAAGGAAGAAAGGATTAAGAGATTTCTTGATATGGGATTCAACCGTGAATCTATAATAACAGCACtagaaagaaataattggGATGAAAATCTCGCTCTAAATGAgctattatttgaaaactAA